A section of the Prionailurus bengalensis isolate Pbe53 chromosome C2, Fcat_Pben_1.1_paternal_pri, whole genome shotgun sequence genome encodes:
- the FILIP1L gene encoding filamin A-interacting protein 1-like isoform X2, producing MVVDEQQRLTAQLALQRQKIQDLTTSAKETHAKLALTETRVQEEEQKVTRLEKELQTQTTRFHQNQETIMAKLTNEDSQNRQLRQKLAALSRQIDELEETNRSLRKAEEELQDIKEKINKGEYGNCGIMAEVEELRKRVLEMEGKDEELIKMEEQCRDLNKRLEKETSQSKDFKLEVEKLNKRIMALERLEDAFNKSKQECYSLKCNLEKERMTTKQLSQELESLKVRIKELEVIESRLEKTEFTLKEDLTKLKTLTVMLVDERKTMSEKLKQTEDKLQAASSQLQMEQNKVTTVTEKLIEETKRALKSKTDVEEKMYSVTKERDDLKNKLKAEEEKGNDLLSKVNMLKNRLQSLEAIEKDFLKNKLNQDSSKSTTALHQENNKIKELSQEVERLRLKLKDMKAIEDDLMKTEDEYETLERRYATERDKAQFLSEELERVKMELDKYKLAEKTESSHEQWLFKRLQEEEAKSGHLSREVDALKEKIHEYMATEDLICHLQGDHSVLQKKLHQQENRNRDLGREIENLTKELERYRHFSKSLRPSLNGRIISDPQVFSKEVQTEVVDNEPPDYKSLIPLERAVINGQLYEESEDQDEDPNDEESVLSFKCNSSTPCPVNRKLWIPWMKSKEGHPQNGKIQTKPNGNFMQPGDLVLSHTPGQPLHIKVTPDHVQNTATLEITSPTTESPHSYTSTAVIPNCGTPKQRITILQNASITPVKSKTSAEGLMNLEQSMSPITMATFARAQTPESCGSITPERTMSPIQVLAVTGSAGSPEQGRSPEPIEISAKHAIFRVSPDRQSSWQFQRSNSNSSSVITTEDNKIHIHLGSPYMQAVASPVRPASPSTPPQDNRTQGLTNGALNKTTNKVTSSITITPTATTLPRQSQITIKEVCKQRIPTRIPKPKSTGNTKLSPKAPPGPMDKSIHHTGCGKLHIIRTVTSNTFLHMGGKR from the coding sequence ATGGTGGTGGACGAACAACAAAGGCTGACGGCACAGCTTGCCCTtcaaagacagaaaatccaaGACCTAACCACAAGTGCGAAGGAAACACATGCTAAACTAGCCCTCACTGAAACCAGAGTTCAGGAAGAAGAGCAGAAGGTGACCAGACTAGAGAAAGAACTGCAAACACAAACCACAAGGTTTCACCAGAACCAAGAAACAATTATGGCAAAGCTCACCAATGAGGACAGCCAAAATCGCCAGCTTCGACAAAAATTGGCAGCACTCAGCCGGCAAATCGATGAATTAGAGGAGACAAACAGGTCTTTACGAAAAGCAGAAGAGGAGCTacaagatataaaagaaaaaattaacaagggAGAATATGGAAACTGTGGTATCATGGCTGAGGTAGAGGAGCTCAGAAAACGTGTgctagaaatggaagggaaggatGAAGAACTCATAAAAATGGAGGAGCAGTGCAGAGATCTCAATAAGAGGCTCGAAAAGGAAACATCACAGAGTAAAGACTTTAAACTTGAGGTTGAAAAACTCAATAAAAGGATTATGGCTTTGGAAAGATTAGAAGATGCCttcaacaaaagcaaacaagaatGTTATTCCCTGAAAtgcaatttagaaaaagaaaggatgaccACAAAGCAGTTGTCACAAGAACTGGAGAGTTTAAAAGTAAGGATCAAAGAGCTAGAAGTCATTGAAAGTCGGCTGGAAAAGACAGAATTTACCCTAAAAGAGGACTTAACTAAATTGAAAACGTTAACTGTGATGCTGGtagatgaaagaaaaacaatgagtgAAAAATTAAAGCAAACTGAAGATAAGTTGCAAGCTGCTTCTTCTCAGCTTCAAATGGAGCAAAATAAAGTGACGACGGTTACCGAGAAGTTAATTGAGGAAACAAAAAGGGCACTAAAGTCCAAAACTGACGTGGAAGAAAAAATGTACAGTGTCACCAAGGAGAGAGATGatctaaaaaacaaactgaaagcagaagaagagaaaggaaatgatctCCTGTCCAAAGTTAATATGTTGAAAAATAGGCTTCAATCATTGGAAGCAATTGAGAAAGAtttcctaaaaaacaaattaaatcaagATTCTAGTAAGTCCACCACAGCATTACACCAAGAAAACAATAAGATTAAAGAGCTCTCTCAAGAAGTGGAAAGACTGAGACTGAAGTTAAAGGATATGAAAGCCATTGAGGATGACCTTATGAAAACAGAAGATGAGTACGAGACTCTAGAACGTAGGTATGCTACTGAACGAGATAAAGCTCAATTTTTATCTGAAGAGCTGGAACGAGTTAAAATGGAACTTGACAAGTACAAGTTAGCAGAAAAGACAGAGTCCAGCCATGAACAATGGCTTTTCAAAAGGCTTCAAGAAGAAGAAGCTAAGTCGGGACACCTCTCAAGAGAAGTAGATGCattgaaagagaaaattcatGAATACATGGCAACTGAGGACCTGATATGTCATCTCCAGGGAGATCATTCAGTTCTGCAAAAGAAACTCcatcaacaagaaaacaggaaCAGAGATTTAGGAAGAGAGATTGAAAACCTCACTAAAGAGTTAGAGAGGTATCGGCATTTCAGTAAGAGCCTCCGGCCTAGCCTCAATGGAAGAATCATCTCTGACCCTCAAGTATTTTCTAAAGAAGTTCAGACAGAAGTAGTAGACAATGAGCCACCTGATTACAAGAGTCTCATTCCTCTGGAACGAGCAGTCATCAATGGTCAGTTATATGAGGAGAGTGAGGACCAAGATGAGGACCCTAATGATGAGGAATCAGTGCTGTCCTTCAAATGCAATTCATCTACCCCCTGTCCTGTTAACAGGAAACTATGGATTCCTTGGATGAAATCTAAGGAGGGCCATCCTcagaatggaaaaatacaaactaaaccCAATGGCAACTTCATGCAACCTGGAGATCTAGTCCTAAGCCACACACCTGGGCAGCCACTTCATATAAAGGTTACTCCAGACCATGTCCAAAACACAGCCACTCTTGAAATCACAAGTCCAACCACAGAGAGTCCTCACTCTTACACAAGCACTGCAGTGATTCCAAACTGTGGCACCCCAAAGCAAAGGATAACCATCCTCCAAAATGCCTCCATAACACCGGTGAAATCCAAAACTTCTGCTGAAGGCCTCATGAACTTAGAGCAAAGCATGTCCCCAATTACCATGGCAACCTTTGCCAGAGCGCAGACCCCAGAGTCTTGTGGTTCTATAACTCCAGAAAGGACAATGTCACCTATTCAGGTTTTGGCCGTGACTGGTTCAGCAGGCTCTCCTGAGCAGGGACGTTCCCCAGAGCCGATAGAAATCAGTGCCAAGCATGCGATTTTCAGAGTCTCTCCTGACCGGCAGTCATCATGGCAGTTTCAACGTTCAAACAGCAACAGTTCAAGTGTGATAACTACTGAGGATAATAAAATCCACATTCACTTAGGAAGTCCTTACATGCAAGCTGTGGCCAGCCCCGTGAGACCTGCCAGCCCTTCAACACCACCACAGGATAACCGAACTCAAGGCTTAACTAATGGGGCACTAAACAAAACAACCAATAAAGTCACCAGCAGTATTACTATCACACCAACAGCCACCACTCTTCCTCGACAATCACAAATTACA